The Apium graveolens cultivar Ventura chromosome 11, ASM990537v1, whole genome shotgun sequence genome has a window encoding:
- the LOC141695124 gene encoding bidirectional sugar transporter NEC1-like — protein MAFINHHLDVEMVSVFGILGNIVSFFVYLAPLPTFLRIYRKKSTEGFQAIPYVVALFSAMLTLYYGKLKPNGVWLITINTIGIFIESAYILLFMIYAPKDAKKFTAKLLVLMNGVLFGTIIFTTLKFFGGNDRLTVVGWICAVFSVCVFVAPLSIMRLVIRTKSVEFMPVSLSFFLTICAVIWFFYGVLEDDYFIATPNVLGFSFGILQMVLYMIYKDKSKHEILPIVNIDMEMKVNKHVNPSLEKTDSEMPEDDMKKNVKIELEMLEDDTNRNEQNSRPADHQEVVVSVVIATDHDDEEDHVQCNTVLAVEY, from the exons ATGGCTTTCATTAACCATCATCTCGACGTTGAGATGGTTTCTGTTTTCGGCATTCTAG GAAACATCGTTTCTTTCTTCGTGTATTTGGCCCCATT ACCTACATTTCTGAGAATCTACAGGAAGAAATCAACAGAAGGGTTTCAAGCAATACCATATGTTGTAGCATTGTTCAGTGCCATGTTAACTTTGTATTACGGAAAGCTTAAGCCTAATGGTGTTTGGTTAATCACTATTAACACCATTGGAATCTTTATTGAATCTGCATATATTTTGCTCTTCATGATTTATGCACCAAAGGATGCCAAG AAATTTACTGCCAAACTGCTTGTTCTGATGAACGGAGTTCTTTTCGGTACAATCATATTTACAACATTGAAATTTTTCGGAGGGAATGACCGTCTCACGGTTGTTGGATGGATATGTGCTGTGTTTTCTGTTTGTGTTTTTGTTGCTCCTCTCAGCATTATG AGGCTGGTTATTAGAACAAAGAGTGTGGAATTTATGCCAGTTTCACTGTCTTTCTTCCTTACTATCTGTGCTGTCATCTGGTTCTTTTACGGTGTTCTGGAAGATGATTACTTCATCGCG ACACCAAATGTGCTTGGTTTTAGTTTCGGGATACTCCAAATGGTACTCTACATGATCTACAAGGACAAAAGCAAACACGAAATTCTTCCCATTGTGAACATCGATATGGAGATGAAGGTAAACAAACACGTAAATCCCTCCCTCGAGAAGACTGATTCAGAAATGCCAGAGGATGACATGAAGAAAAATGTGAAGATCGAGTTAGAAATGTTAGAGGATGACACAAACAGGAATGAACAAAACTCGAGACCGGCTGATCATCAAGAAGTTGTGGTATCAGTAGTTATAGCTACTGAtcatgatgatgaagaagatcaTGTCCAATGCAACACAGTATTAGCTGTGGAATACTAA